In Plodia interpunctella isolate USDA-ARS_2022_Savannah chromosome 9, ilPloInte3.2, whole genome shotgun sequence, a single genomic region encodes these proteins:
- the LOC128672439 gene encoding uncharacterized protein K02A2.6-like isoform X1, with the protein MTQSTSTLSLPNLDNFDCNGDPASVGLRWQKWKRALEIYFLAANIEKPGKKRATLLHIGGLSLQEVYYNLPGAHVDDKTDVDVYAIAIDKLNSYFAPKQSRIYERYIFRLMKQEENENFERFLLKLREQAEKCQFKDKDEHLIDQITEKCRSMELRKKILEIGDSVTLDQVISKANALEVVARQLDQFKNIENPQFDKVEVNKIIAKKVNSKLSYGTRSSDSDCSRCGSKRHSSNDTNCPAKDKRCLKCGFIGHYKEQCRTAKKRRFTNNKSETVTKKPKLDSKKVDGRSEIDYIFHLDEDETIQCTIGGICVAMLIDSGSKCNVITDKTWQYLKNNKVQVSNMNKKPDKILVPYGSKDPLEIIGAFDANISTNSKCITSTLYVIKNGTRDLLGKSTAIQLGVLRIGLQINAVQANLTSEVVFPKFKGVTVQIPIDKNIKPVIQPYRRVPIPLEERVDKKLQELKDADIIEEVNEPTKWVSPMVPVLKENGEVRICVDMRRANEAIIRENHPLPTMNQLLPNFRKAQYFSKLDIKNAFHQLEIEDDCRYITTFSTSKGLFRYKRLMFGISCAPEMFQKILEKLLLGCDGTFNFIDDIIIYGSTELEHDQRLRKVLQVLKDKDVLLNENKCIFKTQKIEFLGHELSANGVKPLKKYLTAIQSSREPNTTAEIQSFLGLVNFVGKWIPNLATLTEPLRALLRLGLGKKANIERHWTSEQVKAFKSLKYSLSNIHSLGYYDASDRTQVIADASPVGLGAVLVQIGENGPRVIAYGHKSLTNCEKRYCQTEKEALALVWAVEHFKIYLFGKDFELISDHKPLETIFGRTSKPCARIERWVLRLQGYRYKIIYRPGRSNIADTISRLCNSTEAQPFDSENYINQIIDYSRPVAIPLNKIKESSATDDEILKVRNGISSNIWHESIGNYKIIQSELCFNDEILLRGTRIVIPNNLRQKVLEAAHEGHPGIVAMKARLRTKVWWPRIDKDVECVVKSCRGCTLVSNPTPPHPMKRRVLPDEPWVDVAVDFLGPLPSRDYLLILVDYYSRYKEIKVMRSITTGDTIKVLKEIFSRLGYPATLTCDNGSQFSSEEFKNYCIECGIIIYNTIPYWPQMNGEVERQNRDVLKRLKISQAEEKNWKEEIFRYLMMYNSTPHSVTGKSPSELFFKRQFRDKIPTAPDIEYRTRDTEIRDRDAEMKEKGKDYSDRKRKAAENSLEIGEKVLVKNIIKENKLTTNFSPVEHCVTNVNGGDVTVRNEETGKEYRRNIVHLKKVNDTWTVVDQNSNNEVVNK; encoded by the coding sequence ATGACTCAAAGTACCTCAACACTATCATTGCCAAATCTAGATAATTTCGACTGCAATGGCGATCCGGCATCAGTTGGGTTACGTTGGCAAAAATGGAAAAGAGCTCttgaaatttactttttgGCTGCTAATATTGAGAAACCAGGAAAAAAACGAGCAACACTTCTTCATATTGGAGGATTATCACTTCAAGAGGTTTACTATAATCTTCCTGGTGCACACGTTGATGACAAGACTGACGTCGATGTTTATGCAATAGCCATTGATAAGCTAAATTCATATTTCGCTCCAAAACAAAGCCGAATTTATGAGAGATACATATTTCGGCTGATGAAACAAGaagaaaacgaaaattttgAGAGATTCTTATTAAAGCTACGGGAACAAGCTGAAAAATGTCAGTTCAAAGACAAAGACGAACATTTGATCGATCAAATCACAGAAAAGTGTAGATCAATGGAGTTAAGGAAGAAGATATTAGAAATTGGAGACTCTGTAACGTTAGACCAAGTAATTTCAAAAGCCAATGCATTAGAAGTGGTAGCTAGACAATTggatcaatttaaaaatatagaaaatccTCAGTTTGATAAAGTAGAAGTTAACAAGATCATCGCAAAGAAAGTAAATAGTAAACTGTCTTATGGAACACGATCTTCAGACTCGGACTGCTCCAGATGTGGCAGTAAGAGGCACTCATCTAATGATACGAATTGCCCTGCAAAAGACAAACGATGCCTAAAGTGTGGATTCATAGGCCACTACAAAGAACAATGTAGGACTGCGAAGAAGCGACGTTTTACAAACAATAAGTCAGAAACGGTAACCAAAAAACCTAAATTGGATTCGAAGAAAGTGGACGGGCGTTCTGAAATTgactatatttttcacttgGATGAGGACGAAACTATTCAGTGTACAATAGGTGGAATATGCGTAGCAATGTTGATAGATTCTGGCAgcaaatgtaatgtaattaccGATAAAACCTGGCAATACCTCAAAAATAACAAGGTTCAAGTATCTAATATGAATAAGAAACCAGACAAAATACTAGTACCTTATGGCAGTAAAGATCCATTGGAAATAATAGGTGCATTTGACGCGAACATTTCGACCAACAGTAAATGCATAACTTCTACTttgtatgttattaaaaatggcACACGCGATTTATTAGGAAAATCTACTGCCATACAACTAGGAGTTCTCCGAATTGGTCTTCAAATTAACGCTGTTCAGGCCAATTTGACTTCGGAAGTAGTCTTCCCAAAGTTCAAAGGGGTAACTGTCCAGATTccgattgataaaaatataaaacctgTCATCCAGCCGTATAGAAGAGTTCCAATTCCGTTGGAAGAGAGAGTTGACAAAAAATTGCAAGAACTAAAAGATGCTGACATCATCGAAGAAGTAAATGAACCAACTAAGTGGGTGTCTCCAATGGTCCCTGTACTCAAAGAGAATGGTGAGGTAAGGATTTGCGTTGATATGAGACGAGCGAATGAAGCCATAATTAGAGAAAACCACCCGCTCCCGACTATGAACCAACTATTACCGAATTTTCGCAAGGCACAATACTTTTCGAAACTTGAcataaaaaatgcttttcaCCAACTAGAAATTGAAGACGACTGTAGATATATTACGACGTTCAGTACTAGCAAGggtttatttaggtataagaGGTTGATGTTTGGCATATCGTGTGCCCCAGAGATGTTTCAGAAAATCTTAGAAAAGTTATTGCTCGGTTGTGACGGTacctttaattttatagatgaCATAATTATCTATGGTTCAACAGAACTAGAACATGATCAAAGGTTACGCAAGGTGTTGCAAGTCCTAAAAGATAAAGACGTtctattaaatgaaaataaatgtatttttaaaacgcaaaaaattgaatttctcGGTCACGAACTTTCAGCTAACGGAGTTAAACccctcaaaaaatatttaacagctATCCAATCTAGTAGAGAACCAAATACTACCGCAGAGATTCAAAGTTTCCTTGGGTTAGTTAATTTTGTAGGAAAATGGATACCTAATTTAGCAACCCTTACGGAACCTTTACGAGCATTATTGCGACTGGGATTAGGAAAGAAAGCAAACATAGAAAGACATTGGACATCTGAGCAGGTGAAGGCATTTAAGtctttaaaatatagcttGTCCAACATACATAGTTTAGGCTACTATGATGCTTCTGATAGAACACAAGTTATTGCGGATGCTTCACCTGTAGGTTTGGGTGCCGTACTGGTTCAAATTGGTGAAAATGGCCCAAGAGTTATTGCTTATGGCCATAAATCTCTTACGAATTGTGAAAAAAGATACtgccaaacagaaaaagaagCATTAGCATTAGTTTGGGCGGtagaacatttcaaaatttacttatttggtAAAGATTTTGAGCTCATAAGTGATCACAAACCATTGGAAACAATATTTGGACGCACATCAAAGCCTTGTGCTAGAATCGAACGGTGGGTACTAAGACTACAAGGttataggtataaaattatctaccGACCGGGTAGATCTAATATAGCTGATACTATTTCTAGACTTTGTAATTCTACCGAGGCCCAACCATTTGAtagtgaaaattatataaaccaAATAATTGATTATAGTAGACCTGTAGCAATACcgctaaataaaattaaagaatctTCTGCAACagatgatgaaattttaaaagttaggAATGGTATTTCTAGTAACATTTGGCATGAATCTAttggtaattataaaataattcaaagtgaactttgttttaatgatgaaattttaCTGCGAGGTACTAGAATAGTCATTCCTAATAATCTCCGTCAGAAGGTTTTAGAGGCAGCCCATGAAGGGCATCCTGGAATAGTTGCCATGAAGGCCCGTCTCCGAACAAAGGTGTGGTGGCCTAGAATCGATAAAGATGTTGAATGTGTAGTAAAATCTTGTCGAGGTTGTACACTCGTTTCAAATCCTACTCCACCACATCCAATGAAGAGACGAGTACTTCCTGATGAACCATGGGTCGATGTAGCGGTTGACTTTTTAGGCCCCCTTCCTAGTCGTGACTATTTACTGATACTTGTCGACTATTACAGTAGATACAAGGAGATAAAAGTAATGCGAAGTATTACTACCGGTGATACAATTAAAGTACTGAAAGAAATTTTTTCTAGGTTAGGCTATCCGGCAACGCTGACTTGCGACAACGGGAGTCAGTTTTCGAgcgaagaatttaaaaattactgtatAGAATGTGgcattattatctataacaCAATTCCATATTGGCCACAAATGAATGGAGAAGTCGAAAGGCAAAATAGAGATGTTTTGAAAAGACTCAAGATAAGCCAGGCAGAGGAAAAGAATTGGAAGGAAgaaatttttagatatttaatgATGTATAATAGTACCCCACATTCAGTTACAGGAAAATCACcttcagaattattttttaaacgtcAATTCCGTGACAAAATTCCTACTGCACCTGATATAGAATATAGGACAAGAGATACAGAAATTAGAGATAGAGATGCAGAAATGAAGGAAAAAGGGAAAGATTACAGCGATAGGAAAAGAAAAGCCGCAGAGAATAGTTTAGAAATTGGTGAGAAagttttggtaaaaaatataataaaagaaaataaattaactacaaATTTCAGCCCAGTCGAGCACTGTGTTACTAATGTCAATGGTGGTGACGTTACGGTGAGGAACGAGGAAACCGGCAAAGAATACCGCCGTAACATCGTCCACTTAAAAAAAGTGAATGATACGTGGACTGTTGTGGatcaaaatagtaataatgaagttgttaataaatag
- the LOC128672439 gene encoding uncharacterized protein LOC128672439 isoform X2 produces MIECHFHLSGSLKMTQSTSTLSLPNLDNFDCNGDPASVGLRWQKWKRALEIYFLAANIEKPGKKRATLLHIGGLSLQEVYYNLPGAHVDDKTDVDVYAIAIDKLNSYFAPKQSRIYERYIFRLMKQEENENFERFLLKLREQAEKCQFKDKDEHLIDQITEKCRSMELRKKILEIGDSVTLDQVISKANALEVVARQLDQFKNIENPQFDKVEVNKIIAKKVNSKLSYGTRSSDSDCSRCGSKRHSSNDTNCPAKDKRCLKCGFIGHYKEQCRTAKKRRFTNNKSETVTKKPKLDSKKVDGRSEIDYIFHLDEDETIQCTIGGICVAMLIDSGSKCNVITDKTWQYLKNNKVQVSNMNKKPDKILVPYGSKDPLEIIGAFDANISTNSKCITSTLYVIKNGTRDLLGKSTAIQLGVLRIGLQINAVQANLTSEVVFPKFKGVTVQIPIDKNIKPVIQPYRRVPIPLEERVDKKLQELKDADIIEEVNEPTKWVSPMVPVLKENGEVRLSGNADLRQRESVFERRI; encoded by the exons ATGATCGAGTGTCACTTTCATCTTTCAGGTAGCCTCAAAATGACTCAAAGTACCTCAACACTATCATTGCCAAATCTAGATAATTTCGACTGCAATGGCGATCCGGCATCAGTTGGGTTACGTTGGCAAAAATGGAAAAGAGCTCttgaaatttactttttgGCTGCTAATATTGAGAAACCAGGAAAAAAACGAGCAACACTTCTTCATATTGGAGGATTATCACTTCAAGAGGTTTACTATAATCTTCCTGGTGCACACGTTGATGACAAGACTGACGTCGATGTTTATGCAATAGCCATTGATAAGCTAAATTCATATTTCGCTCCAAAACAAAGCCGAATTTATGAGAGATACATATTTCGGCTGATGAAACAAGaagaaaacgaaaattttgAGAGATTCTTATTAAAGCTACGGGAACAAGCTGAAAAATGTCAGTTCAAAGACAAAGACGAACATTTGATCGATCAAATCACAGAAAAGTGTAGATCAATGGAGTTAAGGAAGAAGATATTAGAAATTGGAGACTCTGTAACGTTAGACCAAGTAATTTCAAAAGCCAATGCATTAGAAGTGGTAGCTAGACAATTggatcaatttaaaaatatagaaaatccTCAGTTTGATAAAGTAGAAGTTAACAAGATCATCGCAAAGAAAGTAAATAGTAAACTGTCTTATGGAACACGATCTTCAGACTCGGACTGCTCCAGATGTGGCAGTAAGAGGCACTCATCTAATGATACGAATTGCCCTGCAAAAGACAAACGATGCCTAAAGTGTGGATTCATAGGCCACTACAAAGAACAATGTAGGACTGCGAAGAAGCGACGTTTTACAAACAATAAGTCAGAAACGGTAACCAAAAAACCTAAATTGGATTCGAAGAAAGTGGACGGGCGTTCTGAAATTgactatatttttcacttgGATGAGGACGAAACTATTCAGTGTACAATAGGTGGAATATGCGTAGCAATGTTGATAGATTCTGGCAgcaaatgtaatgtaattaccGATAAAACCTGGCAATACCTCAAAAATAACAAGGTTCAAGTATCTAATATGAATAAGAAACCAGACAAAATACTAGTACCTTATGGCAGTAAAGATCCATTGGAAATAATAGGTGCATTTGACGCGAACATTTCGACCAACAGTAAATGCATAACTTCTACTttgtatgttattaaaaatggcACACGCGATTTATTAGGAAAATCTACTGCCATACAACTAGGAGTTCTCCGAATTGGTCTTCAAATTAACGCTGTTCAGGCCAATTTGACTTCGGAAGTAGTCTTCCCAAAGTTCAAAGGGGTAACTGTCCAGATTccgattgataaaaatataaaacctgTCATCCAGCCGTATAGAAGAGTTCCAATTCCGTTGGAAGAGAGAGTTGACAAAAAATTGCAAGAACTAAAAGATGCTGACATCATCGAAGAAGTAAATGAACCAACTAAGTGGGTGTCTCCAATGGTCCCTGTACTCAAAGAGAATGGTGAG GTTAGGCTATCCGGCAACGCTGACTTGCGACAACGGGAGTCAGTTTTCGAgcgaagaatttaa